The Prunus persica cultivar Lovell chromosome G7, Prunus_persica_NCBIv2, whole genome shotgun sequence genome has a segment encoding these proteins:
- the LOC109950478 gene encoding putative uncharacterized protein DDB_G0282133 — translation MASHQNQDLSHKAGELTGQAQVKKDEFLNQASYMSQSVQNKASNASQSVQNKASNASQSTQNKASNASQSAQNKASDASHTAQDIKDQATHLLQQTSEQVKNMAQGAAETVKSTLGMNNPNDPNSNPSNANMNPSINPINPSKPSINPNNPRI, via the exons ATGGCAAGCCACCAAAATCAGGATTTGAGTCACAAGGCAGGCGAGTTGACTGGTCAAGCTCAG GTAAAAAAAGACGAGTTTCTAAACCAGGCATCATATATGTCTCAATCTGTTCAGAATAAGGCATCAAATGCATCTCAGTCTGTCCAGAACAAGGCATCAAATGCATCTCAATCTACCCAGAACAAGGCATCAAATGCATCTCAGTCTGCCCAGAACAAGGCATCAGATGCATCTCACACTGCCCAAGACATCAAGGACCAAGCCACCCATCTCCTTCAACAG ACAAGTGAGCAAGTGAAAAACATGGCTCAAGGAGCAGCTGAAACGGTTAAGAGCACTTTGGGAATGAACAATCCAAACGACCCAAACAGTAACCCAAGCAACGCAAACATGAACCCAAGCATCAACCCAATCAACCCAAGCAAGCCAAGCATTAACCCAAACAACCCAAGGATTTGA